One genomic segment of Ricinus communis isolate WT05 ecotype wild-type chromosome 5, ASM1957865v1, whole genome shotgun sequence includes these proteins:
- the LOC8279639 gene encoding adenine phosphoribosyltransferase 3 isoform X3, whose protein sequence is MSAHRDEDPRIHGIQTKIRVVPNFPKPGIMFQDITTLLLDPIAFKDTIDLFVERYKGKNISVVAGIEARGFIFGPPIALAIGAKFVLLRKPRKLPGEVISEEYVLEYGTDCLEMHVGAVKSGERALVVDDLIATGGTLCAAMNLLERAGAEVVECACVIELPDLKGRERLNGKPLYVLVESH, encoded by the exons ATGTCGGCTCACAGAGATGAAGATCCTCGTATCCATGGCATCCAAACTAAGATTCGTGTTGTCCCCAATTTCCCCAAACCAG GTATCATGTTTCAGGATATCACCACTCTATTACTGGATCCCATAGCTTTCAAGGACACCATAGATTTATTCGTTGAGAGATACAAAGGGAAAAACATTTCAGTTGTTGCAG GAATAGAGGCGCGAGGCTTTATTTTTGGACCTCCTATTGCACTTGCAATTGGAGCAAAGTTCGTCCTGCTGCGAAAACCAAGGAAATTGCCTG GTGAAGTTATCTCAGAAGAGTATGTTCTGGAATATGGAACAGACTGTCTTGAGATGCATGTTGGAGCAGTCAAATCAGGAGAGCGTGCTTTGGTGGTTGATGATTTGATTGCCACTGGTGGCACTCTGTGTGCTGCTATGAATTTACTGG AACGTGCTGGAGCCGAAGTGGTCGAGTGCGCTTGTGTAATTGAATTACCGGACCTAAAG